A stretch of Rhipicephalus sanguineus isolate Rsan-2018 unplaced genomic scaffold, BIME_Rsan_1.4 Seq215, whole genome shotgun sequence DNA encodes these proteins:
- the LOC119376724 gene encoding LOW QUALITY PROTEIN: 40S ribosomal protein S19-like (The sequence of the model RefSeq protein was modified relative to this genomic sequence to represent the inferred CDS: inserted 2 bases in 2 codons), whose product MPSVGVKDVDQQAFVRALSAFLKKSGKLKVPDWVDVVKTAIYKELAPYDEDWFYTRCASVARHLYMRSPSGVKSMRKIYGGRYRRGVRPSHFCPXSASVARKALQALEQLKLVEQDPSGGRKLTSQGRKDXDRIAAQIKMKTSVSAK is encoded by the exons ATGCCTTCTGTCGGAGTCAAAGACGTTGACCAGCAGGCGTTTGTGCGGGCTTTGTCTGCCTTCCTCAAAAA GTCCGGCAAGCTGAAGGTTCCCGACTGGGTTGATGTAGTGAAGACCGCCATCTACAAGGAGCTGGCCCCTTATGACGAGGACTGGTTCTACACACGATGCG CATCTGTGGCACGGCACCTGTACATGCGGTCTCCATCTGGTGTCAAGTCCATGCGGAAGATCTATGGTGGCCGGTACCGCCGGGGTGTTCGCCCATCTCACTTCTGCC CCTCTGCCAGTGTGGCGCGCAAGGCCCTCCAGGCCCTGGAACAGCTGAAGCTGGTTGAGCAGGACCCAAGCGG TGGCCGCAAGCTGACCAGTCAAGGCAGGAAAG TGGACCGGATCGCAGCACAGATCAAGATGAAGACATCTGTATCTGCCAAATAG